The following nucleotide sequence is from Tindallia magadiensis.
TTCATGAGTAATTAACCCCCTTTTTAAGATTATTCGAACTAACATCGCCCTGACAAGTATTCCCGCCGCAGGACGCGGCGGTCCCTGCGCACGATTTTACATAACGTTCTGGGTGTTTACGACGTTCACTTTTCCCACATAGCCTTTCCCAAAAGAAAGCGAATATTGTAAACACTCTGTTAGAGGACGTATCATTCGGAAGCTTACAATCTATTCAAATCAATTGGATAACCTAAATGTCTCATTTCTTTCGCTATAGTAAATTCCCAAGCATGTGCATTATCCATTTCAACATAAATGATACCTGATATATCGTTTGGAGTTTCTATATTCTCCTTAACAAGAGCACATACTCTTTTTCTTCCAAGCTTTCCCATTAGAAACCCATGTTCAAACACTACATTTTGTCGTGCTCTAGACTTGAAGTTATTATTACCATCATCTAACACTCCAACATCGCATGGCGTGTACAGAACCAAAGCAAATCCTACATTTGAATATGATTCAATCTTCTCAATAATCGTCATATTAGCACTTGCCTGTTCATGTAAAATTATTGGAGTTAAACCCAACCTCTCAACAAGTCTCGCAGCCTCAGTTTTTGCCAAATCATCTCTGCCATGTACAATAAAAACTTTATCAAAATCAAGCACTATATCACTTTCTCCTTCTGAAGTATTCAGATCCATAGCGATTTTATCCTCAGCCAGTTTGAATACTTCTTTAGTTATAACTTTCAGCTCATAAGAATCATCACGAACTATATCTGACTCCGATACAAACATAATTAAGCCCTCTGGCATGTGATCATTCTCATACCTAGCACTTTCTTTGGCACTTCTTTCGCTTTCTTTTACAACAATTCGCTTTACATCCTTTGGATTAACAAAATATCCCTTAAAATGAATTGTATCTTTTTGTAAAAAAGGGTTATTAATTCATCAACGCTCACATTCAAATTGTCATAATCAGTTTCTACAATATCCTCTTTATCTACTTGCAATAAGGCATGATAATACATATTGTTCCTCCTTGTACTAGTATGATATGTCCTCTAACGGTCTCGCATTTGCAACGTCCCTGAACCGGACCCACCTGACCCTACTCCCTGGTGGAGCTTCGCTCCCGGTGAAGGGATGTGGTGCCTGACCTTTCCCTTGACACGTGCTGCCAGCACCTTTATGCAAATGTTTTGTTAGAGGATGTGCCAATACGCCCTTTACTTACTTAATCTATGCTAAAAAAATTTCTATTTTTGTTAGTAAAAATACTATTGATAAAGTCAGCATAATCCACTCAATAAAGCGATATTCAGCTTTGATCTTCATTTTTTTCTTCTTGTCTAGCCAGAATATATCGCGTGGTTGGTATATGACCTTTCTCTTTAAATAAAAACATAGAATATATAAACAAACCGATCGAAAGGGTAAGCAAGAATACAGTAACCAACATTATTATTTTTACTTTTCTCCCTTTTAGCTATTTGAGTAAATTTACCTTGCCATAGCTATCCACTCGAATTATTGAAATATAGCAAGTTAACCAATAACTTAATTTCTTTATAATTTACTTCCTTATACTTTATACTTCTTGTATATCCGCTGGTAAACAAGAATCAATACAATTATTCCGACTGAAGCAGATAATCCAACAATTATTGTTCCAATACTACTCCTCCAAAATAATGATACAATAGCAGAAAGAATATATGTAGAGCCATATACTATCCACATGATGCCATTTTCCTTATTATATGATTTAACATCCGATATTTCTTCTGGTCTTACTATCGTTCCAGACCAAAAGTGCATTGGTGTTTTCCTTTTTATGGAATATATTCCTATACCTATAAAGACAGTTGCACAAACCATTAAAGGTACAATAAAAGCTATCACCTCTCCCATTTTTCTCAACCCCTTGTTAAAATACTTAATGACATAATTTTCATCAACTTTGTCAATATGTAACTCTTTAAAACATAGACTACATAATTATACTCTGGAATTGGCATGTCCTCTAACGGTCCCTCATTTGCAACGTCCCTGAACCGGACTCACTTGACCATTCCCCTTGGCAGAGCTTTGCTCCCGGTGAAGGGATGGGGTGCTCTGATCCTTCCCTTGATACGCACTTCCAGCACCTTTATGCAAATGTATTGTTATAGGTAGTGATGATGCTTTTTGCCTCTATAGTCCTTCACTTAAAACAGATAAGATTTCATAAAGGTTAAATTTTCCTTACAAATCCATGTCTATTATTTCATAGTAAAATTCATCAAGTGTGCCCTTAGGCTGGGCCGAAATGATAATTTCATATATATATGCAAGATCAGGATACCCTATAATTTTGTATGTATTGTGGTTTATTCTAATGTATTTGCTGTTTAAAATATTAATTGTCTGAGTTTTATCGCTTTCATAATAAAGATTAAGTCGATAAGTGCTTTTCAATTGAGGTCTATATCCCCATGAATCAGGTGGATTCAAAAGTCTTCTTACTTCCATATCACTTAAAAGTGAAACTATTTCTTTTATTGATTTCTCGCTAGTTACTTCGAGTTCTTTTTCTGAATATGCGGAAAAGTAGATATGTGAATTTATCCTATCAGGTAATGTTTCATCAGTATTAGTTAATATTTGATCAGTATATGATCCAATTAAATCACCAACTTGTATGGATTTATAGTAACCTGCAATAATGACTAGTACAGATGTTGCTATTATGCATAAAGCAATTCTTTTCTTTATATTCAACACCTCCAATTATATATTTACTAGAAAATAATACACTTCTTCCTTGCTAAACAAGACCCTATAAAACAACCCCGATATCATCATTACCTATAACGGTCCCGTATTTGCGATGCTTTCGAACTGGACCCCAAAGAAATACTTCTTAGCGGAGCTTCGCTCTCAGCGAAAAGGTTTGGATCGGAGCCTAGCGGAGCTGGCAATGCTTTGTTAGGTGATGTTATCGTAACTAATTGTTATATCCATAACGATTATCCTTTGTTAAGAGCACTTTCATCCAGTGTTGCTCCCTTTTCATTATGACTTTGTCATCAGTTGTAGATTTATAGATTTCTAATATTGAGTATCGAAAATTCGATTTTATGTATTCAAAGTCTAGTTGTTTCAGATCCTTATTCCCGCCATTACCATTTTCAATATAGTTTCTCCATCTACCTAAAAGCATGCTTTCACCATATGCTGAACCCACATACCTTTTTCCTGATTCAACGTCTGTAATTAAATAAATCCCCTTTTGGTTCTCTAAAGCTGTTTTCCAATCTTTCCTAACAACAACGCTTTTGAGTTCATGCCATGACAAATCAATATTCTCATAGCCAGGAAATACATCAACATCAAAAGTATCATTGCTAATCTCAAAAACCTCACACTCGTTTATGACGCTTTCAGCTCTTCTAATCATATTTTGAGATTTATTTTTATACTTAACAATCAGCCGACCGAAGTACTTTTGATACTTCTCCACTGTTTGATATTCATAACCCACACCATCATATTTTCCCAAGTCTTTAGTAATGAGACTAATATCAAACAGTAACCACTTATCACTGTCAATTTTTATGAATCCAATAGCAATTTGTCCAGTTTGAAAGGATTTAGTCTTTGAATAATTCCAAAACTGCCCATTATATAATCTATCATCTTTGTCCTTAAATAGCCTAGCAGGATCATAATCATTATTGTTACTTTTATTGAATCTAATCTTTGTATTTTTTAGTTCCTTTTCCGAAAAGTTCAGAATGTCATTAAGTAATATCATAAAATCCCCCTATACAACTTCAAATAATACGATTTTATATATGTGATAAATTTAGATGAGATAATGTCACCTAACGTCTCTGCCATTCCCGACGCCTTCGAACTGGACCCTAAAGGAATACCCCTTGACGGTGCTTGCACCCAGTGAGAAGGTATAATGAACCCATAGAGTGAGACACATAAAAACGAAATTTAAGTTATACTGTACTTATGAGAAAAAGAACCCATTATTCAGCCGAATTTAAGACCAAAGCCGTTCTCGAAATCCTCTCGGAGGAATTCACCGTTAACCAAGTTGCAGAAAGGTATAGCGTTAGCCCAGTGATGTTGTCCCGTTGGAAGAAAGAATTTCTAGAACGAGCACCAGAAGTGTTTAAGAAAGGACCTTCTGATGCCGAAAAGGAGCTGGAATCCAAAGAGGAACACATAGCTGATCTAGAGCGCAAAGTAG
It contains:
- a CDS encoding TIR domain-containing protein, coding for MPEGLIMFVSESDIVRDDSYELKVITKEVFKLAEDKIAMDLNTSEGESDIVLDFDKVFIVHGRDDLAKTEAARLVERLGLTPIILHEQASANMTIIEKIESYSNVGFALVLYTPCDVGVLDDGNNNFKSRARQNVVFEHGFLMGKLGRKRVCALVKENIETPNDISGIIYVEMDNAHAWEFTIAKEMRHLGYPIDLNRL
- a CDS encoding transposase translates to MRKRTHYSAEFKTKAVLEILSEEFTVNQVAERYSVSPVMLSRWKKEFLERAPEVFKKGPSDAEKELESKEEHIADLERKVGQLTCEVDWMKKKSTDILGPDWKKKTR
- a CDS encoding SET domain-containing protein, producing MGEVIAFIVPLMVCATVFIGIGIYSIKRKTPMHFWSGTIVRPEEISDVKSYNKENGIMWIVYGSTYILSAIVSLFWRSSIGTIIVGLSASVGIIVLILVYQRIYKKYKV
- a CDS encoding GIY-YIG nuclease family protein: MILLNDILNFSEKELKNTKIRFNKSNNNDYDPARLFKDKDDRLYNGQFWNYSKTKSFQTGQIAIGFIKIDSDKWLLFDISLITKDLGKYDGVGYEYQTVEKYQKYFGRLIVKYKNKSQNMIRRAESVINECEVFEISNDTFDVDVFPGYENIDLSWHELKSVVVRKDWKTALENQKGIYLITDVESGKRYVGSAYGESMLLGRWRNYIENGNGGNKDLKQLDFEYIKSNFRYSILEIYKSTTDDKVIMKREQHWMKVLLTKDNRYGYNN